A part of Candidatus Bathyarchaeia archaeon genomic DNA contains:
- a CDS encoding uroporphyrinogen decarboxylase family protein, translating to MFDYSRYSKIIERNYERLETVHKFEEPDRVPVVIGVGGPYYAWLFNHTLMEYYSNFRIMAETQIMGLKWRLEWLKDDISNINVHFDIGAIAEGIVFNCMIAMPDEKNPWKSPWIIPRIRRLEDIDRLEIPEPEDNPGIQAYYSRLEEFAKFVKREYGNIPVSMSGLQIHPPVSAAGSLLGPQRLYLWLYKYPSEMHKLLKKLEKTFDILQKYRHNRIGGGMNSISLADDHSGYLNRRMYEEFALPYNLRLYERYGKQHRGLHMDSRMDHIADIIVNVYKVNYVDVGVENDLSILVENFNGKVVFNGNADWRVLIGGSRERIRKEVERCIYVAASAGGYIFDNGGETYVGVPPENLRYEVEYAKRVGKYPIKRLI from the coding sequence ATGTTTGATTATTCAAGGTATTCTAAGATTATTGAGAGAAATTATGAAAGGCTTGAGACAGTACATAAATTTGAGGAGCCGGATAGAGTTCCAGTAGTAATAGGTGTCGGCGGACCCTATTATGCTTGGTTATTCAACCATACCTTAATGGAGTATTATTCTAATTTCAGGATTATGGCTGAAACACAGATTATGGGTCTAAAGTGGCGCCTTGAGTGGCTTAAGGATGACATCTCAAATATAAATGTTCATTTTGATATAGGCGCTATCGCTGAGGGTATCGTGTTTAATTGCATGATCGCCATGCCGGACGAGAAAAACCCTTGGAAAAGTCCATGGATTATTCCACGCATAAGGAGGCTGGAGGATATAGATAGACTTGAAATTCCTGAGCCGGAAGATAACCCAGGCATTCAAGCATACTATAGTAGGCTTGAGGAGTTCGCGAAGTTTGTTAAAAGGGAGTATGGCAATATTCCCGTAAGTATGAGTGGATTGCAAATTCATCCTCCAGTATCCGCTGCAGGATCATTGTTGGGTCCCCAAAGACTTTACTTATGGCTCTACAAGTATCCCAGCGAGATGCATAAGCTTCTGAAGAAGCTTGAGAAGACATTTGATATACTGCAGAAGTATCGCCACAATAGAATCGGTGGAGGAATGAATTCTATAAGTCTTGCAGATGATCATTCAGGTTACCTGAATCGGAGAATGTACGAGGAATTCGCACTACCCTACAATCTCAGACTATATGAGAGATATGGAAAGCAACATAGAGGATTACATATGGACTCCCGTATGGATCATATAGCTGACATTATAGTGAACGTGTATAAAGTAAACTACGTGGACGTTGGCGTAGAAAACGATTTAAGTATACTTGTCGAAAACTTCAATGGAAAAGTTGTTTTTAATGGAAACGCAGACTGGAGAGTTTTAATAGGCGGCAGTCGTGAAAGGATTAGGAAGGAAGTGGAAAGATGCATATATGTCGCCGCATCAGCCGGAGGATATATATTTGATAATGGTGGTGAAACTTATGTTGGTGTCCCCCCAGAAAACTTAAGATATGAGGTAGAATATGCAAAGAGGGTCGGGAAATATCCTATAAAAAGATTGATATGA